The genomic region CGCCGCGTCCTCGGGTGCCACTCGCGGCAGCTCGGCATCCGGATCGGCGGCGGGCAGCTCATCCAGCACCAGCACCGTGCCCGTGAACTCCGCGGGTACGACCGCTCGGGTCGTCCTCGTGCACACCAGCACCTGCGGCGCCGAGTTCGCCAGGATGAACTCGATGCGCTCGCGGGGATAGTCCGGATCGACCGGCACGAACGCCCCGCCGGCGAACGTCACCCCCAGCAGGGTCACCGCCAGCTCGGCCGAGCGCTCGACCAGTACTCCCACCCGGGCCTCACGCCGCACGCCCAGGCCCACGAGCAGTCGCGCCAGCGCTTCGGCCTCGCCAAGCAACTCGCTGTACGAAAGGCTCCGCGCCGCGTCCTGCACCGCGGGCGCTTCCGGTGTCCGCGCGGCCTGCCTGCGGAACAGCACCGGCAGTGTCTCCGCCGCGAGCGGTTCGTCGGTCCTGTTCCACTCGTCCACCACCAGGCGGCGTTGCTCGGGTCCGATCAGGCCGACCCGTCCCACCGGCGTCCGCGGATCGGCCACGACCTGTTCGAGAGCCCGGAGGAGCGACGCGAGAAGGTCCTCGACCTGGGTCCTCTCGAACGCGTCCGGGCGGAAGATGACTTCGCCGTGGACGGGGCCCGCTACGGACGCGCGCATGGACAGTGGGTAGTGCCCGGTGTCGTTCGGGATTCCCGCGGGGCGCATGACGAGTGCGTCGGGTTCGTCGGACACGGGCGGCGGGGGCGGGTAGTTCTCGAACACCACGATCGTGTCGAATGCCGCGCCGGGCCCGGCATGCTGCTTGATCTCGGTCAGCCCGACGTGCTGGTGCGGTATCAACGCGACCTGCCGTTCCTGCAGGTCCGCCAGCATGTCGAGGAAGGGTTCGGCGCCGACCAGGCGGGCCCGGACGGGCAGCATGTTCATGAACAGGCCGACCGCGGACTCGACACCGGGGATCTCGGGCGGACGACCGGCCACCGCGGCGCCGAAGACCACGTCGTCGCGACCGGTCAGCCGGGCCAGCAGCAGTGCCCAGACCCCTTGGAAGAGCGTGTTCGCCGTCACACCGTGCCGGCGGGTGAACTCCACCAGGCGTCGGCTCAGGTCGTCGTCGAGTGCGAATGCGACCCGGTCCGGCTCGACGGGCGCGATGATCGTTTCCGGTGGCACGACGTGGGTGGCCTCGTCGAGCCCCGCGAGTTCGGCCCGCCACGCCTCCCGGGCAGCTGCCTTGTCCTGGTGCACGGTCCAGGCGAGATAGTCGCGGTACGACGTCGGGGCCGGCAACGCCCGGCCCTCACCGCCGGCGTAGTACGCCGCGAGCACCTCACCGGTGATGAGCGGCAGGGACCAGCCGTCCGCCGCGATGTGATGCGACGTGAAGACGAGCCGGTGCCGGCGGTCACCGAGTCGCAGCAGGTGCAGACGCAGCTGCGGCGCCCGGGTCAGATCGAACCGCTCGGCGTGCAGCTCCGCCGCGAGACGGTCAACTTCCGCCAGCGCCTCGTCCTCGGGCAGATGGGACAGGTCGGTCTCCTGCCAGGGCGGCGTCACCTCGCCAGCGACCGCCTGCACCACCGCACTCGACCCGAGCTGGTGAAAACTCGCCCGCAGGGCGGGGTGCCGGTCCAGCAGCACCTGCCACGACCTGCGGAAGCAGGCGACGTCCAGCGGTCCTTCGATGACGAGGGTGCGCATGCTCGCGTAGACGTCCGGGCCGCGCTCGTCGGCGGCGTGGAACAGCAGGCCCTCCTGGAGCGGAGACAGCGGCCAGATGTCGAGCAGGCCCGGCACGGCGGCCTCGACCTCCGCCACGTCCCGCTGCGTCAGCACGGTGAGCGGGAAGTCGGATGGCGTGTGCCCTCCGGCGCCGCCGGCCTCGATGTGGGCGGCGAGGCCGGTCAGCATGGACAGCCAGCCCTGCCCGAGCGACTCCGCCTCGGCTTCGCCGAGTATGCGCCCGGCCCAGGTCACGGTCAGCTCGAGCTCGGGTCCTTCGGCGGTGTCCAGCACGACCGCGTCGATCTCCAGGACGTGGCGCAACGCCGTGTCCTGGTCCGTCGTACCGCCGATGGTCCCCACCGTCTGCCAGGGCTCCGCGGCACCGCCGGGCCGGGACGGGAAGCGGCCGAGGTAGTTGAACCCGATCCCCGGCTTCGGCAGCGCCGCCAGGACCGGCCCGGTCTCTGCGTTGAGGTGACGCAGCATCCCGTAGCCGAGCCCGCCGTCGGGCACGGCGCGCACGCTCTCCTTGACGCTCTTCAGCAGCCTGCCTGCCGCGTCGCCGCCCGAGAGGGCTTCGGCCGTGTCGATCCCGGTCACGTCCAGCCGGAGCGGATGTATGTCGGTGAACCAGCCGACAGTCCGGGACAGGTCCAGGTCACCGATGGGCTGGCGGCCGTGACCCTCGACGTCCACCACGACGGCCGGGTCGCCGCGCCACCGGGCCACCGCGCCCGCCAGGGTGGCCAGCAACACCTCGTGAACCCCGCAGTGGAAGGCCGAGGTCGCCTTCGCCACGAGCACGCCCGCCTTGTCCCGCGGCAACCGCCAGGACCTGCGTCCCGCGGTCGACATGGTGTCGCGCGTGGGGTCGAACTCGCCCGGCCACGACGGCGCTCCGTCGAGGATCGCTGTCCACGTCTCCAGCTCCGCGGACCGGATCGCCGCCTGATCGGCCAGTGTGCGCGCCCAGCGCCGGTACGAGACGCCGACCGGATCGAGCGCCGGTTCCCGGCCCGCGGCCACGGCCGCACACGCCGCCTGCAGGTCCGCCAGCAGGACGCGCCACGACACGACGTCGGCCAGGAGATGGTGCGCCACCACCACGAGCCGTCCGAGGCGGCCGGGTCCGGCGTCCACCCACACCGCCCTGATCATCACGCCGGCGGCGGGATCCAGCCGGGTGGCGGTCTCGCCGGCGCAGCGCTCCGCGATCTCGTCCACGTCACCGGCACCGGCCTCGACCCGCTCGACCAGCGTCGCCGCGGCCACCGCCGCCCGGTCGGCCACGACCAGCCGGGGCTGCTCCCCGTCGGTCTCCACGATCCGGCTGCGCAGCATGTCATGGGTGTCGATCACCGCGGCGAGTCCGGCCGCCAGCACGTCCACGGACAGGTCGTCGGGCGCCCCCACGGTCACCCACTGCGCCGGTGCGCGCCGGGTCATCGCGCGGGGGTCGCGTTCGAGCTGTGCCCGCACCACTGGCGTCCACGGGACCTCGCCGACGCCGTCGGCGAGGTCGGCCCGCGCCGGTCCGCCCCGCTCGGCGACCGCCGCGATCCCCGCGGGCGTCTTCCGCTCGAAGACCTGCTTCGCCCCGAAGACGAGGCCCTCGCGACGTGCGCGGGCGGCCAATCGCATCGACAGGATCGAGTCGCCGCCCAGCTCGAAGAAGCCGTCGTCGGCGCCGACCCTGTCCAGCCCGAGTATCTCGGCGAACAGGTCGCACAACACCCGCTCGGCCTCGGTACGCGGCTCGCGGCCGGCGGCCTTCGCGGTGAACTCCGGAGCCGGCAGGGCCGCAGTGTCGATCTTTCCGTTGAGCGTCAGCGGGAAGCCGTCCAGCGCCACCACCGCCGCGGGCACCATGAACTCCGGCAACAGCGCCGCGAGGTGCTCGCGGACCGCGTCGGTGTCCGGTTCCACATCCCCTTGCGTGGTCACATACGCGATCAGCCGCTTCTCGCCGGGCTGGTCCTCCCGCGCCACCACGACCGCCTGCGCGATCTGCGCAACCTCGGCCAGGGCCGCCTCGATCTCCCCGGGCTCCACGCGGTAGCCCCGGATCTTCACCTGGGAGTCGGCCCTTCCGGCGAACAGCAGCTCCCCCTGATCCGTCCAGCGCGCCAGGTCACCGGTGCGGTACATCCGCCCGCCCGTCGCCCGGCCACCACCTGCTGAGGCGCTGCGCGCCACCGCGTCGCCGGGGACGAACGGATCGGCGACGAACCGCTCCGCGGTCTGCCCGCTCGCGCCCGGATAACCGTGCGCGAGGCCGTCGCCGGCGAGGTAGAGCTCGCCGGTCACGTTGGGCGCCACCGGCTGGAGGAACGCATCGAGCACATAGGCCCGCCGTCCGGCCAGCGGTCGGCCGATCGGCAGGGTGCCGCCCGTTTCGTCCCACGGTTCGAGGAGGTGCCACGTGGCGCAGAGGGTGGTCTCGGTGGGGCCGTAGAGCTGCCGGACCCGAACCTCTGGGCACGCCCGGCGCACCCGCGCGACGGACGCGAGGGGTACCGCGTCCCCGCCGGTCAGGATCTCGCGCAGCCCGCGGAAGGACTCCGGCGCTTCCTCGGCCACCACCCGGAAACTTCCGGCCGTCAGATGGGCGGTGGTCACGCCTCGTTCGATCGCTTCGCGCAGCCGCTGCGCGTCGACCACGCCCGGTTCCGCGACCAGCACGCGGGCGCCGCTGACCAGTGGCACCCAGATCTCCATCAACGACGCGTCGAACGCGTGCGACGCGTGCAGCAGCACGCAGTCGCCCGGGCCCTGCGACCAGCCGGGCTCGCTGGCCAGAGCCGCCACGCTTCCGTGCGGCACCGCGACGCCCTTCGGGACCCCGGTCGATCCCGACGTGTACATCACGTAGGCCACGTCGTGCGCCCCGACCGTGAGCGCCGGCGCCTCGTGCGGCGCTTCCTCGAGCGCCGGTACGTCCATGACCACCGGCTCGACCCCGTCCGGCACCGCGTCGCGGGTCGCTGCGACGCAGAGCGCCATCCGTGCGCCGGCATCGGCCAGCATCCGTTCGATCCGTTCGGCGGGGTGGTCCACGTTCACCGGTACCTGCGCGGCCCCCGCCTTCCAGACCGCGAGCAGGGCGACGAACAGGTCCGCGCCGCGTTCCATCACCACGCCGACACGGTCGCCGCGCCGCACGCCCAGCCCGGCGAGGTGCCCCGCCAGCCCATCCGATCTCCGGTCGAGGTCGGCGTAGGTCAGGGTGCGTCCCCCGTCCATGACCGCCACCGCGTCCGGGGACCTGTCGGCCTGCTGCCGGAACAGCTCCAGCGCCGAAGACCGGGCGGCCGCTTCGCCGGTCGCGTTGCCGTGCTCCAGCATCGACGCGCGCGTCGATGCGTGCGTCACGGCCAGACGGCCCACCGGAAGCGAGGGCACCGCCACCATTCGTTCGATGACCCGTACGACCTGCCCGGCGACCTCGGCGGCCGTTTCCCGGTCTATCCGATCGGGCCGGTAGGCCACATCGATCCGCAGCCGGTTTCCGGGAGAGACGCTCATCGTCAGCGGATAATGGGTACCGGTCCGGGTGCGGAGCGAGCTGATCGCGAAGCCACCGTCGTCTCCGGGACCGGCGGCGTCGTCCGGGTAGTTCGCGACCATCACGATGGTGTCGAAGATCGCGCCCGTCCCCGCCAGCCGCTGGATCTCCGACAGCCCGAGGTACTGGTGTTCCGTCAACGCCGACTGGCGCCTCTGCAAGTCCCGCAGCATCTCCAGCACCGGCCGGCCGCCTTCGAGCCGCACACGGACCGGGACGGTGTTGATGAACATCCCCACCATCCGCTCGACATCCGGCACCTCCGCGGGACGCCCCGACACCACCGTCCCGAACACCACGTCCGTCCGGCCCGCCAGCCGCGCCAGCACCAGCGCCCATGCGCCCTGCACGATCGTGCTCAGCGTCAGTCCATGGCCACGCGCGAAGTCGGTGAGCGCCTGCGTCGTCTCCTCGGGCAGCCATGCGGCATGCCCGTCCGGCATGACCATCGTCTTGTCCGCGTCGGCGTCCGTCAGGGTCGGTTCGTCCGCCCCGGCGAGCTCGGACCGCCACGCCGCTCGTGGCGCCTCCACGTCCTGACGGCGGAGCCACGCCAGGTAGTCCCGATAGGACGGTGACGTCGACGGGCCCTGCCCACCCGCGTACTCCGTCGACATCTCATCCAGGACGATCGGTGTGGACCAGCCGTCCAGGACGACATGGTGCGACGTCACGATGAGCCGGTGCCTGCTCTCACCGAGACGGATCAGCAACAGCCGGAGCAGCGGCGCCCTGGTCACGTCGAACCGCTCGGCCTGATCCTGCGCGAGCAGGCGGTCGGCCTCCGCGGCCGCGGCCGCCTCATCGAGGTGCGACAGATCGGCCTCGCGCCATGGGACAGCGACCTCGTCCGCGACGGCCTGCACCGTTTCGCCGGATCCGAGCTGGTGGAAGCTTGTCCGCAGCGATGCGTGCCGGGCGACCAGCCGTTGCCACGCCGCACGCAGCCGTGGCGCGTCGAGCGGTCCTTCGAGGTCCAGGATCCGCTGGCTCTGGTAGACGTCGACGCCGTCCGCGTCGATGGCCCGCTCGAAGAGCATGCCTTCCTGCAGCGGTGACAGCGGCCAGACGTCCGTCAGCCCCGGCACCGCGGCCTCCAGCTCCGCCACGTCCCGCTGCGTCAGCTCTACGAGGTCGAAGTCGGACGGTGTGTGCCCGCCGGCGCCGGGATCCTCGGCCAGTGCCGCGAAACCGGTCAGCATCTCCAGCCATGCCTCGCCGAGCCGCTCCACCGTGGCGGGGTCGAGGTGCCTGCCGTCGATGGCCAGTCTCAGCCGGGGTCCTGCGGGCGTGTCCTGGACATCCGCAGCGACCTCCACCGGGTGGGCCGCGGACATCTCCGGACCGCCGCCGAGCGACTCCTCGCTCGCCTGCCACGGGATGTCCTCGGCGGCGAGGCCGGACCGGCCGAAGTAGTTGAATCCGATCTGCGGGGACGGCAACTCGGCCAGCCTCGCCCCGGTTTCGGGGTTGAGATGGCGCAACAGCCCATAGCCGAGGCCATCGCCGGGGACGGCGCGGGCCTGTTCCTTCACGGCCTTCAGCAACTGCCCGGCGGCGGCGTTCCCCGCTGCCGCAGCAGAAAGGTCGACGTCGGAGACATCGAGGCGGACCGGATGGACGCTGGTGAACCAGCCGACGGTGCGCAACAGATCCATCCCGTCGGCGCCGTGGCGACCATGGCCCTCCACGTCCACCAGGATCCCGGCGCCGGTACCGCGCCAGCGCGCCACCGCACCTCCGAGACCCGCCAGCAGGACTTCGTGGATCCCGCAGTGGAAAGCGCCCGGCAGCCGGGCCACCAGACTGCGCGCCGTGGTTCCGGACAGCGTCCGTGACCAGGAGTGCGACTGCCCGGTCTGCTTTCCGGTCTGCTTCACTATGGACGAATCCGCACCGTCCAGTACGGCGACCCAGTGATCGACTTCAGTGATCGTGCTCGCGCTGAACGCCTGCTCGGTCAGCCGCCGCGCCCAGTGCCGGTACGAGGTCGACGCGGGCTCCAGGGCAGGGGTCCTGCCGGAGACCACCTCGTCGTACGCCGAACGCAAATCCGGCAACAGGATGCCCCAGGAGACCGCGTCGACCGACAGGTGATGCGCCACCAGAGCCAGCCGGCCCGGCCGGTCGCTTCCGGCGTCGACCCATACGGCCCGCACCATGATTCCCGCCGACGGGTCCAGCGTGCCTGCCGCCGCCCTGGCCTCGTGCGCGGCGAGTTCATCGAGGTTCCCGGTCCCGGCCGGCACCCGCGTGAGCAGGCCGGCCGCGTCCACCGCGCCGCGCTCGGCCACGAACAGCCGTCCGTCGGGCGCCACCCGTGCCCGCAGCAGATCGTGCACATCCAGCACCGCCTGCAGGGCGCCCACCAGGGCATCCGGATTCAGGCGTGCCGGGGTGACGACGACTTTCGCCTGCACGAAGCCAGGGCGTACCGCGGCATCCCCAAGGGCACGCATCACCGGCGTCCAGGGGATGTCTCCCACGCCTGTGACCGCCTCGGAGCGATCCCGTGCCGGTGTCGTCGGGGCCTCTTGTGCCAGTCCCGCGAGCCGCTCAGGGGTCCGGTGCTCAAAGATCTGCCGCGGGGTGAGGGAGATCCCCTCGCGCCGCGCACGGGCGGCCACCTGCATCGACGAGATCGAGTCCCCGCCCAGTTCGAAGAAGCTGTCCTCGACCCCGACCCGTTCCAGGCCGAGGACTTCGGCGAACACCGCGCACAGGATGCGCTCAGCCTCCGTGTCCGGCCCCCGGCCGACCGCCTTCGTGGCGAAGTCCGGTGCGGGCAGGGCCTGCCGGTCCACCTTTCCGTTGACCGTCAACGGCAGTTGGTCCAGCACCAGCACCACGGCCGGAACCATGAATTCGGGCAGCGTCGCGGCGAGCTGTTCGCGCAACCGCTCCGGGTCGGCGTCGTGCCCCGTTTCGGCGACCACATAACCGATCAGGTGCTCGTCCCGTACGGACACCACCGCCTGGCCGACACCGGGCAGGCCGGCGAGGACCACCTCGATCTCGCCGGGCTCCACCCGATACCCGCGGATCTTGACCTGGTCATCGGCGCGTCCGGCGAACACCAACGCACCCTGGTCCGTCCAGTACGCCAGGTCCCCGGTCCGGTACATCCGCTCACCCGGCACGGAGGCGCTGCCCACAGCCGTGTCGCCGGGAACGAACGGGTCAGCGACGAACCGCTCCGCCGTCAATGCCGCACGGCCGAGATAGCCCTGCGCCACACCGGCTCCGGCGACATACAGCTCGCCCACCACGCCCGGCGGCACAGGTCGCAGGAACGCATCGAGGACGTAGGTTCGCCGCCCCGGGAGCGGTCGTCCGATCGGCAGCACCGTTCCCGTCGCGTCGCCGGGTTCGAGCATCCACCACGTCGCGCACAGCGTGGCCTCCGTCGGGCCGTAGAGATGCCGCACCCGCACGCCAGGACTGCCGCGCCGCACCCGCTCCACCGCCGCGGGCGGCACCGCGTCCCCACCGGTCAGCACCTCGCGCAGACCGACGAGCGACTCCGGTGACTCCTCGGCCACCACCCGGAAGGTTCCCGCGGTCAGGTGGGCGGCCGTGACACCGCCGGCCACATGTCCGGCCAGAGCCTCGCCGTCCACCGCACCCGGTCCGGCCAGCACCACCCTGGCACCCGACAGCAGCGGCACCCACAGCTCGAACAGGGATATGTCGAAGGCGTGCGAGGCATGCATCAGCACGGCGTCATCGGGGCCGATCGCCCATCCCGGCTCGCCGACCAGCGCCGCGACGCTGCCGTGCGACACCACGACGCCCTTCGGTGTTCCCGTCGACCCCGACGTGTACATCACGTACGCGAGGTCGTCCGCATGTACGGCTGCGGACAGGCGGGTGCACTCCGCCACCGCCTGCCGCGTCCGGACATCGTCCAGGACGATCGGATCGAGCCCTCCGACCAGCACGACATCTCGGTACGCTTCCGCGCAGATCACCGCCGCCGGCTCCGCATCCGCGAGCATGAACTTCAGGCGTTCCGCCGGATAGGCGGGATCCAGGGGGACGTACGCCGCTCCTGCCTTCCACACCGCGAGCAACGTCGCGATCAGCTCTGGCGACCGGCCCAGCACCACGGCCACCCGGTCCCCACGCCGCACTCCCCTGGCGCGCAGATAGCCGGCGAGCCGCTCCGCGTGCTCAGCCAGTTCCCCGAACGACATCGCCCGATCGCCCTCGACGACCGCCACCCTGTCGCGGCGGCGCTCCACCTGACGGTCGAACAGTTCCGAGGCCGGCCGGCCCTGCGTCAGGGCGGCTGCCGCACCCCATGTGTCCACC from Streptomyces sp. NBC_00878 harbors:
- a CDS encoding non-ribosomal peptide synthetase, with the protein product MAQSRIEDIWPLSPLQAGLLFHAVYDGEGPDVYIGHWILDLDGPLDAARLRASWEALLTRHAPLRACFRQRKSGETVQIVLKEVELPWREVDLSHLEDPEAAVRELAEEDRTTRFDLARAPLLRLTLIRLGDRTHRLVMTCHHTIMDGWSLPVVVNELSKLYPAHGDPQALPAVTSYRNYLAWLSRQDKERALSAWVAQLRGAEEPTLVAPADPGRAPGVPESVEVELSETLTRSLDELARSHGLTLNTVVQGAWAMVLARLAGRTDVVFGAAVSARPPDLPGVEEMAGLFLNTVPVRVRLCGSTPVMELLAQLQKQQSALIPDQFVGLVDIQQAAGPGAVFDTMIVFEKFPNKPAESDSAGNFGIRIHQGRAAAHYPLTLVCVPGEKMLLKLDYLTELFDRTTAFSIAERLKEVLRQLTGAGDLTVAEIDVTSAAERELVVDTWGAAAALTQGRPASELFDRQVERRRDRVAVVEGDRAMSFGELAEHAERLAGYLRARGVRRGDRVAVVLGRSPELIATLLAVWKAGAAYVPLDPAYPAERLKFMLADAEPAAVICAEAYRDVVLVGGLDPIVLDDVRTRQAVAECTRLSAAVHADDLAYVMYTSGSTGTPKGVVVSHGSVAALVGEPGWAIGPDDAVLMHASHAFDISLFELWVPLLSGARVVLAGPGAVDGEALAGHVAGGVTAAHLTAGTFRVVAEESPESLVGLREVLTGGDAVPPAAVERVRRGSPGVRVRHLYGPTEATLCATWWMLEPGDATGTVLPIGRPLPGRRTYVLDAFLRPVPPGVVGELYVAGAGVAQGYLGRAALTAERFVADPFVPGDTAVGSASVPGERMYRTGDLAYWTDQGALVFAGRADDQVKIRGYRVEPGEIEVVLAGLPGVGQAVVSVRDEHLIGYVVAETGHDADPERLREQLAATLPEFMVPAVVLVLDQLPLTVNGKVDRQALPAPDFATKAVGRGPDTEAERILCAVFAEVLGLERVGVEDSFFELGGDSISSMQVAARARREGISLTPRQIFEHRTPERLAGLAQEAPTTPARDRSEAVTGVGDIPWTPVMRALGDAAVRPGFVQAKVVVTPARLNPDALVGALQAVLDVHDLLRARVAPDGRLFVAERGAVDAAGLLTRVPAGTGNLDELAAHEARAAAGTLDPSAGIMVRAVWVDAGSDRPGRLALVAHHLSVDAVSWGILLPDLRSAYDEVVSGRTPALEPASTSYRHWARRLTEQAFSASTITEVDHWVAVLDGADSSIVKQTGKQTGQSHSWSRTLSGTTARSLVARLPGAFHCGIHEVLLAGLGGAVARWRGTGAGILVDVEGHGRHGADGMDLLRTVGWFTSVHPVRLDVSDVDLSAAAAGNAAAGQLLKAVKEQARAVPGDGLGYGLLRHLNPETGARLAELPSPQIGFNYFGRSGLAAEDIPWQASEESLGGGPEMSAAHPVEVAADVQDTPAGPRLRLAIDGRHLDPATVERLGEAWLEMLTGFAALAEDPGAGGHTPSDFDLVELTQRDVAELEAAVPGLTDVWPLSPLQEGMLFERAIDADGVDVYQSQRILDLEGPLDAPRLRAAWQRLVARHASLRTSFHQLGSGETVQAVADEVAVPWREADLSHLDEAAAAAEADRLLAQDQAERFDVTRAPLLRLLLIRLGESRHRLIVTSHHVVLDGWSTPIVLDEMSTEYAGGQGPSTSPSYRDYLAWLRRQDVEAPRAAWRSELAGADEPTLTDADADKTMVMPDGHAAWLPEETTQALTDFARGHGLTLSTIVQGAWALVLARLAGRTDVVFGTVVSGRPAEVPDVERMVGMFINTVPVRVRLEGGRPVLEMLRDLQRRQSALTEHQYLGLSEIQRLAGTGAIFDTIVMVANYPDDAAGPGDDGGFAISSLRTRTGTHYPLTMSVSPGNRLRIDVAYRPDRIDRETAAEVAGQVVRVIERMVAVPSLPVGRLAVTHASTRASMLEHGNATGEAAARSSALELFRQQADRSPDAVAVMDGGRTLTYADLDRRSDGLAGHLAGLGVRRGDRVGVVMERGADLFVALLAVWKAGAAQVPVNVDHPAERIERMLADAGARMALCVAATRDAVPDGVEPVVMDVPALEEAPHEAPALTVGAHDVAYVMYTSGSTGVPKGVAVPHGSVAALASEPGWSQGPGDCVLLHASHAFDASLMEIWVPLVSGARVLVAEPGVVDAQRLREAIERGVTTAHLTAGSFRVVAEEAPESFRGLREILTGGDAVPLASVARVRRACPEVRVRQLYGPTETTLCATWHLLEPWDETGGTLPIGRPLAGRRAYVLDAFLQPVAPNVTGELYLAGDGLAHGYPGASGQTAERFVADPFVPGDAVARSASAGGGRATGGRMYRTGDLARWTDQGELLFAGRADSQVKIRGYRVEPGEIEAALAEVAQIAQAVVVAREDQPGEKRLIAYVTTQGDVEPDTDAVREHLAALLPEFMVPAAVVALDGFPLTLNGKIDTAALPAPEFTAKAAGREPRTEAERVLCDLFAEILGLDRVGADDGFFELGGDSILSMRLAARARREGLVFGAKQVFERKTPAGIAAVAERGGPARADLADGVGEVPWTPVVRAQLERDPRAMTRRAPAQWVTVGAPDDLSVDVLAAGLAAVIDTHDMLRSRIVETDGEQPRLVVADRAAVAAATLVERVEAGAGDVDEIAERCAGETATRLDPAAGVMIRAVWVDAGPGRLGRLVVVAHHLLADVVSWRVLLADLQAACAAVAAGREPALDPVGVSYRRWARTLADQAAIRSAELETWTAILDGAPSWPGEFDPTRDTMSTAGRRSWRLPRDKAGVLVAKATSAFHCGVHEVLLATLAGAVARWRGDPAVVVDVEGHGRQPIGDLDLSRTVGWFTDIHPLRLDVTGIDTAEALSGGDAAGRLLKSVKESVRAVPDGGLGYGMLRHLNAETGPVLAALPKPGIGFNYLGRFPSRPGGAAEPWQTVGTIGGTTDQDTALRHVLEIDAVVLDTAEGPELELTVTWAGRILGEAEAESLGQGWLSMLTGLAAHIEAGGAGGHTPSDFPLTVLTQRDVAEVEAAVPGLLDIWPLSPLQEGLLFHAADERGPDVYASMRTLVIEGPLDVACFRRSWQVLLDRHPALRASFHQLGSSAVVQAVAGEVTPPWQETDLSHLPEDEALAEVDRLAAELHAERFDLTRAPQLRLHLLRLGDRRHRLVFTSHHIAADGWSLPLITGEVLAAYYAGGEGRALPAPTSYRDYLAWTVHQDKAAAREAWRAELAGLDEATHVVPPETIIAPVEPDRVAFALDDDLSRRLVEFTRRHGVTANTLFQGVWALLLARLTGRDDVVFGAAVAGRPPEIPGVESAVGLFMNMLPVRARLVGAEPFLDMLADLQERQVALIPHQHVGLTEIKQHAGPGAAFDTIVVFENYPPPPPVSDEPDALVMRPAGIPNDTGHYPLSMRASVAGPVHGEVIFRPDAFERTQVEDLLASLLRALEQVVADPRTPVGRVGLIGPEQRRLVVDEWNRTDEPLAAETLPVLFRRQAARTPEAPAVQDAARSLSYSELLGEAEALARLLVGLGVRREARVGVLVERSAELAVTLLGVTFAGGAFVPVDPDYPRERIEFILANSAPQVLVCTRTTRAVVPAEFTGTVLVLDELPAADPDAELPRVAPEDAAYVIYTSGSTGVPKGVLVAHSGLVNLGYAHIERMAVTSSSRVLQLSAIGFDAIVSELYMTLLAGATLVLPDAASMPPRVTLGDAIRRADITHLTVSPSVLASEDDLPDTLRTVLTGGEALPAALVDRWSPGRRVIQAYGPTETTICSTMSAPLAPGHDVVPLGGPIRNVRHYVLDAFLQPVPPGVVGELYITGVGLARGYLGRPGLTAERFVASPFAPGERMYRSGDRFRWSREGQLIFAGRVDAQVKVRGYRVEPAEIEAVLAEHPGVGQVAVAVRRDGPGDKQLVAYVVPSAEASGANGTLTSALRELAAVRLPEYMMPAAFVSLDHMPLTPNGKLDHRALQTPDFVGMSSGRDPRTAMEARLCELFAEVLGLDRVGADDSFFELGGDSIISMQLSARARRKGLELSAWQVFEERTPERLAVLVAELPADGDATTASEPSAGTLVDLSSEQMHQLEAGLADEQAL